A region of Thermobifida halotolerans DNA encodes the following proteins:
- the pepN gene encoding aminopeptidase N codes for MAGNLTREEARERARILDVDSYAVELDLTSSDQTFTSTTAIRFRCSEPGAASFVDLTAPTVHEVHLNGSALDPAEVFDGERITLPSLRADNELRIVADAAYMRTGEGLHRFVDPVDGNVYLYTQFETADAHRMYACFDQPDLKATFELGVLAPADFEVVSNTAPDVVREPAGNGTAVRWHFPPTERMSTYITALVAGPYHVVRDEHDGIPLGVYCRASLAQHLDADAILEVTKQGFDFYHRLFGIRYPFGKYDQLFVPEFNAGAMENAGAVTFLEDYVFRSRVTDARYERRAETILHEMAHMWFGDLVTMRWWDDLWLNESFATFASVYCQAEATRWTDAWTTFANVEKAWALRQDQLPSTHPIAADIPDMQAVEVNFDGITYAKGASVLKQLVAYVGVDAFFAGVRAYFAEHAWGNTELSDLLVKLEEASGRDLSHWSREWLETAGVNTMRPDFEVDADGNFTSFAVLQEAPANHPTLRSHRLAIGLYDRTDKGIVRRGRVELDVSGERTEVPELVGTAQPDLVLINDDDLTFIKLRLDERSLRTVVEHVGEIAESLPRTLAFAAAWDMTRDGEMPARDYVRLVSANLSGVGDVAVAQTLQRQAVSTLVNYVAPAWRAEGFDLLATRLRELLSSAEPGSDLQLVYAHGFADAARSPEHLSLLRGIYDGAIEVDGLKVDTDLRWTLLRRLVAAGAAGEAEIAAELERDPTAAGERAAAGCRAAIPTAEAKAAAWERLTGGDLANAEFRATLGGFTEPAHSELLREYVDRYFGLLGEAWAKWTGEFAQTFAEFAYPGYLVEEETLRRTDSYIESENPPPALRRLLLEGRAGVERALHAQARDAEAAG; via the coding sequence GTGGCAGGCAACCTGACACGTGAGGAGGCACGGGAGCGGGCGCGGATTCTCGACGTCGACTCCTACGCCGTGGAACTCGATCTCACCTCGAGCGACCAGACCTTCACCTCCACCACCGCGATCCGGTTCCGCTGCTCCGAACCGGGCGCGGCGAGCTTCGTGGACCTGACGGCCCCGACCGTACACGAGGTCCACCTGAACGGGAGCGCGCTCGACCCGGCCGAGGTGTTCGACGGGGAGCGGATCACCCTGCCCTCGCTGCGGGCCGACAACGAGCTGCGCATCGTCGCCGACGCGGCCTACATGCGCACCGGCGAGGGGCTGCACCGGTTCGTCGACCCCGTCGACGGCAACGTCTACCTCTACACCCAGTTCGAGACCGCCGACGCGCACCGGATGTACGCGTGCTTCGACCAGCCCGACCTCAAGGCGACGTTCGAGCTGGGCGTCCTGGCCCCGGCGGACTTCGAGGTCGTCTCCAACACCGCGCCCGACGTCGTGCGCGAGCCGGCCGGAAACGGCACCGCGGTGCGCTGGCACTTCCCGCCGACCGAGCGGATGTCGACCTACATCACCGCTCTGGTGGCCGGCCCCTACCACGTGGTGCGCGACGAGCACGACGGCATCCCGCTGGGCGTGTACTGCCGGGCCTCGCTCGCCCAGCACCTCGACGCCGACGCGATTCTCGAGGTCACCAAGCAGGGCTTCGACTTCTACCACCGCCTCTTCGGCATCCGCTACCCCTTCGGCAAGTACGACCAGCTGTTCGTCCCGGAGTTCAACGCCGGGGCGATGGAGAACGCCGGAGCGGTCACCTTCCTGGAGGACTACGTCTTCCGCTCGCGGGTCACCGACGCCCGCTACGAGCGCCGCGCCGAGACGATCCTGCACGAGATGGCCCACATGTGGTTCGGTGACCTGGTCACCATGCGCTGGTGGGACGACCTGTGGCTCAACGAGTCGTTCGCCACCTTCGCCAGCGTGTACTGCCAGGCCGAGGCCACCCGGTGGACGGACGCCTGGACCACCTTCGCCAACGTGGAGAAGGCGTGGGCGCTGCGCCAGGACCAACTGCCCTCCACCCACCCGATCGCCGCCGACATCCCCGACATGCAGGCGGTCGAGGTCAACTTCGACGGCATCACCTACGCCAAGGGCGCCTCCGTGCTCAAGCAACTGGTGGCCTACGTGGGCGTGGACGCGTTCTTCGCCGGGGTGCGCGCCTACTTCGCCGAGCACGCCTGGGGCAACACCGAACTGTCGGACCTGCTGGTCAAGTTGGAGGAGGCGTCGGGCCGCGACCTGTCGCACTGGTCGCGGGAGTGGCTGGAGACCGCGGGCGTCAACACCATGCGCCCGGACTTCGAGGTGGACGCCGACGGCAACTTCACCTCCTTCGCGGTGCTCCAGGAGGCCCCGGCGAACCACCCGACGCTGCGCTCGCACCGGCTGGCCATCGGCCTGTACGACCGGACCGACAAGGGCATCGTGCGCCGCGGGCGGGTGGAGCTGGACGTCAGCGGCGAGCGCACCGAGGTGCCCGAACTGGTCGGCACGGCCCAGCCCGACCTGGTGCTGATCAACGACGACGACCTCACCTTCATCAAGCTGCGCCTGGACGAGCGGAGCCTGCGCACGGTGGTCGAGCACGTCGGCGAGATCGCCGAGTCGCTGCCCCGGACGCTGGCCTTCGCCGCGGCCTGGGACATGACCCGCGACGGCGAGATGCCCGCACGCGACTACGTGCGCCTGGTCAGTGCCAACCTGAGCGGGGTCGGCGACGTCGCGGTGGCCCAGACGCTGCAGCGCCAGGCCGTCTCCACGCTGGTCAACTACGTCGCCCCGGCCTGGCGGGCGGAGGGCTTCGACCTGCTGGCCACCCGGCTGCGCGAGCTGCTCAGCTCCGCGGAGCCGGGCAGCGACCTGCAACTGGTCTACGCGCACGGGTTCGCCGACGCCGCGCGCTCCCCGGAGCACCTGTCGCTGCTGCGCGGCATCTACGACGGCGCGATCGAGGTCGACGGGCTGAAGGTCGACACCGACCTGCGCTGGACGCTGCTGCGCCGCCTGGTCGCGGCCGGGGCTGCCGGTGAGGCCGAGATCGCCGCCGAACTGGAGCGCGACCCCACGGCCGCGGGCGAGCGGGCCGCCGCGGGCTGCCGGGCCGCCATCCCCACCGCCGAGGCCAAGGCGGCGGCCTGGGAGCGGCTCACCGGCGGCGACCTGGCCAACGCGGAGTTCCGCGCGACCCTCGGCGGCTTCACCGAGCCCGCGCACAGCGAGCTGCTGCGCGAATACGTCGACCGCTACTTCGGCCTGCTCGGCGAGGCGTGGGCCAAGTGGACCGGCGAGTTCGCCCAGACCTTCGCGGAGTTCGCCTACCCGGGGTACCTGGTCGAGGAGGAGACGCTGCGCCGCACCGACTCCTACATCGAGTCGGAGAACCCGCCCCCGGCCCTGCGCCGCCTGCTGCTGGAGGGCCGCGCGGGCGTGGAGCGCGCCCTGCACGCCCAGGCAAGGGACGCCGAGGCCGCGGGCTGA
- the malQ gene encoding 4-alpha-glucanotransferase, giving the protein MSDAELVRLAEEHGVSTSYVDWRGDRTTVPPPTLRHVLTALGVDVSDPRAALEEHRERRAARLLPPAVVARRGRAPRLALPEGARARVELADGGRADPGDGLPLGAHRLHVEHDRGHEQAPLLVVPDRLPELAGRRMWGLMAQLYSVRSRVSWAMGDLHDLAELSAWAARDLGASFTLVNPLHATEPLPPLEASPYLPVSRRYASPLYVRVEDIPEYARLNSMQRETVQRLARPLREQGRTADLLDRDAVWHAKRSALEILFHVRRSADREQELRAYLAREGEALESYATWCAIAEEHGFDYRRWPEPLRTADSAAVRAEAQRRRQTVDFHRWAQWILDGQLAAAQSGARRAGMDIGIVHDLAVGAQSGGADAWMYRDTLVPGIHVGAPPDEFNQQGQDWGQPPWHPVRLAEQGYRPFLEQLRQVMRHAGGVRMDHVMGLFRLWWVPEGASPADGAYVRYDHEGTVGALLLAAHESDTLVVGEDLGTVEPWVREHLDERGVLGTSVLWFEHDENGRPRRPETWRTDCLATVATHDLPPVASYVTAEHVELRAHLDLLTRPVEEERADAEERVAAWRALLVDLGLLDPSVDPVADPAAVVTALHGYLRRTPSKLVGVALTDLVGDHRMQNQPGTSGGYPNWRIPLTNGEGEPVFLEDLATHPERGAAVRAALGDLADLAPRPEAGGELPAPRRPMLGPRPTHQ; this is encoded by the coding sequence GTGAGCGATGCTGAGCTGGTCCGACTGGCCGAGGAACACGGCGTCTCGACAAGTTACGTGGACTGGCGGGGCGACCGGACCACGGTCCCCCCGCCCACCCTGCGCCACGTACTCACCGCCCTGGGAGTCGACGTGAGCGACCCCCGCGCCGCCCTCGAGGAGCACCGGGAGCGCCGGGCCGCACGCCTGCTGCCCCCGGCCGTCGTCGCCCGCCGGGGCCGCGCCCCACGGCTCGCGCTTCCCGAGGGGGCCCGCGCCCGGGTGGAACTCGCCGACGGAGGACGCGCCGATCCCGGAGACGGGCTGCCGCTGGGAGCGCACCGGTTGCACGTGGAGCACGACCGCGGCCACGAACAGGCGCCCCTGCTGGTGGTGCCCGACCGGCTGCCGGAACTCGCGGGGCGCCGGATGTGGGGCCTGATGGCGCAGTTGTACTCGGTCCGCTCCCGTGTCTCCTGGGCGATGGGCGACCTGCACGACCTCGCCGAACTGTCCGCCTGGGCGGCACGCGACCTGGGCGCCTCCTTCACCCTCGTCAACCCGCTCCACGCCACCGAGCCGCTGCCGCCCCTCGAAGCCTCCCCCTACCTGCCGGTCAGCCGCCGCTACGCCAGCCCTCTCTACGTCCGAGTCGAGGACATCCCCGAGTACGCGCGCCTGAACTCCATGCAGCGCGAGACGGTCCAGCGCCTCGCCCGCCCGCTGCGCGAACAGGGCCGCACCGCCGACCTGCTGGACCGCGACGCGGTCTGGCACGCCAAGCGCAGCGCGCTGGAGATCCTCTTCCACGTGCGGCGCTCCGCCGACCGGGAGCAGGAGCTGCGCGCCTACCTGGCCCGTGAGGGCGAGGCGCTGGAGTCCTACGCCACCTGGTGCGCGATCGCCGAGGAGCACGGGTTCGACTACCGCCGCTGGCCCGAGCCGCTGCGGACCGCCGACTCCGCCGCGGTCCGAGCCGAGGCGCAGCGCCGCCGACAGACCGTCGACTTCCACCGCTGGGCGCAGTGGATCCTCGACGGGCAGCTCGCCGCGGCCCAGTCCGGCGCCCGCCGGGCCGGAATGGACATCGGGATCGTGCACGACCTCGCGGTCGGCGCGCAGAGCGGCGGCGCGGACGCGTGGATGTACCGCGACACGCTCGTCCCGGGAATCCACGTCGGGGCCCCGCCGGACGAGTTCAACCAGCAGGGCCAGGACTGGGGCCAGCCCCCGTGGCATCCGGTCCGCCTCGCCGAACAGGGCTACCGGCCGTTCCTGGAGCAGTTGCGGCAGGTGATGCGGCACGCGGGCGGCGTCCGGATGGACCACGTCATGGGGCTGTTCCGGCTGTGGTGGGTGCCCGAGGGCGCCTCCCCGGCCGACGGCGCCTACGTGCGCTACGACCACGAGGGGACGGTCGGCGCGCTGCTGCTGGCCGCCCACGAGTCCGACACGCTGGTGGTGGGCGAGGACCTGGGCACCGTCGAACCGTGGGTCCGCGAGCACCTGGACGAGCGCGGGGTGCTGGGCACCTCGGTGCTGTGGTTCGAGCACGACGAGAACGGCCGCCCGCGCCGCCCGGAGACCTGGCGCACCGACTGCCTGGCCACCGTCGCCACCCACGACCTGCCGCCGGTCGCCTCCTACGTCACGGCCGAGCACGTCGAACTGCGCGCCCACCTCGACCTGCTGACCCGCCCGGTGGAGGAGGAGCGCGCCGACGCCGAGGAGCGGGTCGCCGCCTGGCGCGCGCTCCTGGTGGACTTGGGGCTGCTCGACCCCTCGGTCGACCCGGTGGCCGACCCCGCCGCGGTGGTCACCGCCCTGCACGGGTACCTGAGGCGCACCCCCTCGAAGCTGGTCGGCGTCGCCCTGACCGACCTGGTCGGCGACCACCGCATGCAGAACCAGCCGGGGACCAGCGGCGGATATCCGAACTGGCGCATCCCGCTGACCAACGGCGAGGGCGAACCGGTGTTCCTGGAGGACCTGGCGACCCACCCGGAGCGGGGCGCGGCGGTGCGCGCCGCTCTCGGTGACCTGGCCGACCTGGCTCCGCGCCCGGAGGCGGGAGGAGAACTGCCCGCGCCCCGCCGCCCGATGCTCGGTCCGCGGCCGACTCATCAGTAG
- a CDS encoding MFS transporter, whose protein sequence is MLKSYRPLLSVPHLPGLFLWSLAARLNIAGLPIGITFLVADWTGSYALAGAVSTTLTVGAAVAGPLRGRSADRGRTDRLMAVCGLCYGTGLVVLALLPAPLWWLSFPLALATGLFTPPASQVGRALWPHLTSGRTRTAMYAAESTFQELVFVVGPLVAAAAVGVGGGRGAVLLIAVVTVAGSAGFALAIRRAGLATPPRPATGAAPLTGRRRSLLLQPELGLLVAVCMLLIAGLAAVDLVIVAWARELGRPGIAGALAAIWSVGSLVGGLVAGGLAGPPRISRRAFAAAAGTVLLVPLLPPVLVLPTPWLLAPVLFVAGLAIAPTLAAATERISDVAPNDRRAEAFGWMNTGITTGVAASAPLTGWLVDGGGPALGVVGGAAMVLGAAVLTLGVGRTPRRCSDPVPAA, encoded by the coding sequence GTGCTCAAGTCCTACCGTCCGCTGCTGTCGGTTCCCCACCTGCCCGGGCTCTTCCTCTGGTCGCTGGCCGCCCGGTTGAACATCGCGGGCCTGCCGATCGGGATCACCTTCCTGGTGGCCGACTGGACCGGCTCCTACGCCCTGGCCGGGGCGGTCAGCACCACCCTGACCGTGGGCGCCGCGGTGGCGGGGCCGCTGCGCGGCCGCAGCGCCGACCGGGGGCGCACCGACCGGCTCATGGCCGTGTGCGGACTGTGCTACGGGACCGGTCTGGTGGTGCTGGCCCTGCTGCCCGCCCCGCTGTGGTGGCTGTCCTTCCCCCTGGCCCTGGCCACCGGCCTGTTCACCCCTCCGGCCTCCCAGGTGGGCCGGGCGCTGTGGCCGCACCTGACCTCGGGGCGGACGCGCACGGCCATGTACGCGGCCGAATCCACCTTCCAGGAACTCGTGTTCGTCGTGGGACCGCTCGTGGCGGCCGCGGCCGTGGGCGTGGGCGGCGGCCGCGGCGCCGTGCTGCTGATCGCGGTGGTGACGGTGGCGGGCTCCGCGGGGTTCGCCCTCGCGATCCGCCGGGCCGGTCTGGCCACCCCGCCGCGGCCCGCGACCGGCGCCGCCCCCCTCACGGGGAGGCGCCGGTCGCTGCTGCTGCAACCGGAACTCGGTCTCCTGGTCGCCGTGTGCATGCTGCTGATCGCCGGACTGGCCGCCGTGGACCTCGTCATCGTGGCCTGGGCGCGGGAGTTGGGCCGTCCCGGCATCGCCGGGGCGCTCGCTGCCATCTGGTCCGTCGGGTCGCTGGTCGGCGGACTGGTCGCGGGCGGACTGGCCGGTCCGCCGCGGATCAGCCGCCGCGCGTTCGCCGCCGCCGCGGGCACCGTGCTGCTGGTCCCGCTGCTGCCTCCGGTGCTGGTGCTGCCCACGCCGTGGCTGCTGGCCCCGGTGCTGTTCGTCGCGGGCCTGGCGATCGCCCCGACGCTGGCGGCGGCCACCGAGCGGATCAGCGACGTGGCCCCCAACGACCGGCGCGCCGAGGCGTTCGGCTGGATGAACACCGGCATCACCACCGGAGTGGCGGCCTCCGCGCCGCTGACCGGGTGGCTGGTGGACGGGGGCGGCCCCGCTCTGGGCGTGGTGGGCGGCGCGGCCATGGTGCTGGGGGCCGCCGTGCTGACACTGGGGGTCGGGCGGACTCCCCGGCGGTGCTCCGATCCGGTGCCCGCCGCCTGA
- a CDS encoding amidase has protein sequence MSEIHDFTAVRQAELVRRRELSPVEITDHYLDRIERLGDEVGAFVTVTPELARRQARIAERRVLSEAPERLPPLLGLSVPIKDLDMVAGVRCTLGSGVFGGHVADADEGYVAALRRAGAVIPGKTNTPEFGLPCYTENEVAPPARTPWDTTRSAGGSSGGAAAAVAAGLAPLAQGSDGGGSIRIPASVCGIYGIKPTRGRVTTAPLRTDLLGLAVTGPLARTVADAALLLDAIAVNGLGDPYPAPPPAGGETFLAHAGRDPGRLRVACFAVPPLPEVRVHPDVLAAYHKTVRLLAELGHDVEEIEPPFDGSHMRHFATVWAVTAARSPVPPEDEHRLRPLTRWLRGRGRATSASAYLDAAAGLRRFARRALTVFAPYDAVLTPTLAMPPVPVGYFDATGDPAEEFARMNVFTPFGNVYNITGQPAVSVPLHTTADGLPVGVMLAGRLGAEGTLISLSAQLEAALPWHGRVPEIWRR, from the coding sequence GTGAGCGAGATCCACGACTTCACCGCGGTGCGGCAGGCGGAGCTGGTCAGGCGCCGGGAACTGTCCCCCGTCGAGATCACCGACCACTACCTGGACCGGATCGAACGGCTCGGTGACGAGGTGGGGGCCTTCGTTACGGTCACCCCGGAACTGGCGCGGCGGCAGGCGCGGATCGCGGAGAGGCGGGTGCTGTCCGAGGCTCCGGAACGGCTGCCCCCTCTGCTGGGCCTGAGCGTTCCGATCAAGGACCTGGACATGGTCGCCGGAGTGCGCTGCACCCTGGGGTCGGGCGTGTTCGGCGGACACGTCGCCGACGCCGACGAGGGCTACGTCGCCGCGCTGCGGCGCGCCGGAGCCGTCATCCCCGGCAAGACCAACACCCCCGAGTTCGGCCTGCCCTGCTACACCGAGAACGAGGTCGCCCCTCCCGCGCGCACCCCGTGGGACACCACCCGCTCGGCGGGCGGCTCCAGCGGCGGGGCGGCGGCCGCGGTGGCCGCCGGGCTGGCCCCCCTCGCCCAGGGCAGCGACGGCGGCGGTTCGATCCGCATCCCCGCCAGCGTGTGCGGGATCTACGGGATCAAACCCACCCGGGGCCGCGTCACCACGGCACCGCTGCGCACCGACCTGCTCGGCCTGGCCGTCACCGGGCCGCTGGCCCGCACGGTCGCCGACGCGGCCCTGCTGCTCGACGCCATCGCCGTCAACGGCCTCGGCGACCCCTACCCGGCGCCGCCGCCCGCCGGGGGAGAGACGTTCCTGGCCCACGCCGGACGTGATCCGGGGCGGCTGCGGGTGGCGTGCTTCGCCGTTCCGCCGCTGCCCGAGGTGCGGGTGCATCCCGACGTCCTGGCGGCCTACCACAAGACCGTCCGGCTGCTGGCGGAACTGGGGCACGACGTCGAGGAGATCGAACCGCCCTTCGACGGCTCCCACATGCGCCACTTCGCGACCGTGTGGGCGGTGACGGCCGCCCGGTCCCCGGTCCCGCCCGAGGACGAGCACCGGCTGCGTCCGCTGACCCGCTGGCTGCGCGGACGGGGACGGGCCACGTCGGCGTCCGCCTACCTGGACGCCGCCGCGGGGCTGCGGCGCTTCGCCCGCCGCGCGCTGACCGTGTTCGCCCCCTACGACGCGGTCCTCACCCCCACACTGGCCATGCCGCCGGTTCCCGTGGGGTACTTCGACGCCACCGGCGACCCCGCCGAGGAGTTCGCCCGCATGAACGTCTTCACCCCCTTCGGCAACGTCTACAACATCACCGGGCAGCCGGCGGTGAGCGTCCCGCTGCACACCACCGCCGACGGGCTGCCCGTGGGGGTGATGCTCGCCGGACGGCTCGGCGCGGAGGGCACGCTCATCTCCCTGTCGGCACAGTTGGAGGCGGCCCTGCCGTGGCACGGCCGCGTTCCGGAGATCTGGCGCCGGTAG
- a CDS encoding nuclease-related domain-containing protein, whose product MRTYRSLLKPDTARRWLPRALACLVAAVAVGLLSGSWRIGVTAGAAVLIGFIVHTSQRRSEIPQWRRPSSARRRTEAQLKVMQRFGYRVLHARRIQDGNGQIDHFIVGRRGAFAIDSETWDKRLPLRNKLEKLYHGRFSKNERIDEALAEARNAERLISQELGREIRVRAALAIYGPSMPWDSHRLRGVDIIVGTKVRKWLRSGKDRLSEEEIKEIYQAAKKVLPPLY is encoded by the coding sequence CTGCGGACCTACCGCTCACTGCTGAAACCGGACACGGCACGCCGCTGGCTGCCCAGAGCACTCGCCTGTCTGGTCGCGGCCGTGGCCGTGGGACTCCTGTCCGGGAGCTGGCGGATCGGTGTGACGGCCGGAGCCGCGGTGCTCATCGGCTTCATCGTCCACACCTCCCAGCGCCGGTCCGAGATCCCGCAGTGGCGCAGGCCCTCCTCCGCGCGGCGGCGCACCGAGGCGCAACTGAAGGTCATGCAGCGCTTCGGCTACCGGGTGCTGCACGCCCGGCGCATCCAGGACGGCAACGGCCAGATCGACCACTTCATCGTGGGACGGCGCGGCGCCTTCGCCATCGACTCCGAGACCTGGGACAAGCGCCTGCCGCTGCGCAACAAGCTGGAGAAGCTCTACCACGGCCGGTTCTCCAAGAACGAGCGCATCGACGAGGCGCTGGCCGAGGCGCGCAACGCCGAGCGGCTGATCAGCCAGGAGCTGGGCCGCGAGATCAGGGTGCGCGCCGCGCTGGCGATCTACGGCCCCAGCATGCCCTGGGACAGCCACCGGCTGCGCGGGGTCGACATCATCGTCGGCACCAAGGTCCGCAAGTGGCTGCGCAGCGGCAAGGACCGGCTGTCGGAGGAGGAGATCAAGGAGATCTACCAGGCCGCCAAGAAGGTCCTGCCTCCCCTGTACTGA
- the ilvD gene encoding dihydroxy-acid dehydratase — MPALRSRTVTHGRNMAGARALLRATGVAREDFGKPIVAVANSFTQFVPGHVHLREVADVVADAVREAGGVPREFNTIAVDDGIAMGHGGMLYSLPSRELIADAVEYMVNAHCADALVCVSNCDKITPGMLLAALRLNIPTVFVSGGPMEAGKVTVVNGSATTVRKLDLINPMIAAADESVSQSELDAMEEAACPTCGSCSGMFTANSMNCLTEAIGLALPGNGTVLATHTARRRLYQDAGRLVVEAARRYYEDDDASVLPLSIATPAAFGNAMALDVAMGGSTNTILHLLAAATEAGVDFGLDEIDALSRRVPCLCKVAPNTDRYHIEDVHRAGGIPAIMGELARGGLLDTSLPMVHGMTVGEYLDAWDIASPDVRSEAVELFHAAPGGRRSAEAFSQEARWESLDHDRESGCIRSVEHAYTRDGGLAVLRGNLAPDGAIVKTAGVEEELWTFSGPAKVFESQEDAVDGILNKQVEPGDVVVIRYEGPKGGPGMQEMLYPTSFLKGRGLGKACALITDGRFSGGTSGLSIGHASPEAAAGGDIALVEDGDTVSIDIPNRSITLDVPEDELNTRRERLLKELGGFRPRNRQRPVSAALRAYAAMATSASTGAARDVSQVERVRP, encoded by the coding sequence ATGCCCGCGCTTCGTTCACGGACGGTCACCCACGGCAGGAACATGGCCGGTGCCCGCGCGCTGCTGCGCGCCACCGGCGTGGCACGTGAGGACTTCGGCAAACCCATCGTGGCGGTGGCCAACAGCTTCACCCAGTTCGTGCCCGGACACGTGCACCTGCGCGAGGTCGCCGACGTCGTGGCCGACGCGGTGCGCGAGGCGGGCGGCGTACCGCGCGAGTTCAACACCATCGCGGTCGACGACGGCATCGCCATGGGGCACGGCGGCATGCTGTACTCCCTGCCCAGCCGGGAGCTGATCGCCGACGCCGTCGAGTACATGGTCAACGCGCACTGCGCCGACGCGCTGGTGTGCGTGTCCAACTGCGACAAGATCACCCCCGGCATGCTGCTGGCCGCGCTGCGGCTGAACATCCCCACCGTGTTCGTCTCGGGCGGGCCGATGGAGGCCGGGAAGGTCACCGTCGTCAACGGCTCCGCCACCACGGTGCGCAAGCTCGACCTGATCAACCCGATGATCGCCGCCGCCGACGAGAGCGTCTCCCAGAGCGAGCTGGACGCCATGGAGGAGGCGGCCTGCCCCACCTGCGGCTCCTGCTCCGGCATGTTCACCGCCAACTCGATGAACTGCCTGACCGAGGCCATCGGCCTGGCGCTGCCCGGCAACGGCACCGTGCTCGCCACGCACACCGCGCGCAGGCGGCTCTACCAGGACGCGGGACGGCTCGTCGTGGAGGCGGCCCGGCGCTACTACGAGGACGACGACGCCTCGGTGCTGCCGCTGTCCATCGCCACCCCGGCCGCGTTCGGCAACGCGATGGCGCTGGACGTGGCCATGGGCGGCTCCACCAACACGATCCTGCACCTGCTGGCCGCGGCCACCGAGGCGGGCGTGGACTTCGGGCTGGACGAGATCGACGCGCTGTCGCGCCGGGTGCCCTGCCTGTGCAAGGTCGCGCCCAACACCGACAGGTACCACATCGAGGACGTCCACCGGGCGGGCGGCATCCCCGCCATCATGGGCGAACTGGCGCGCGGCGGCCTGCTGGACACGTCGCTGCCCATGGTGCACGGCATGACGGTCGGCGAGTACCTGGACGCCTGGGACATCGCCTCGCCGGACGTGCGCTCCGAGGCGGTGGAGCTGTTCCACGCCGCCCCCGGCGGCAGGCGCAGCGCCGAGGCGTTCTCGCAGGAGGCCCGGTGGGAGTCCCTGGACCACGACCGTGAGTCCGGCTGCATCCGCTCGGTCGAGCACGCCTACACCAGGGACGGCGGCCTGGCCGTGCTCAGGGGCAACCTCGCTCCCGACGGCGCGATCGTCAAGACCGCGGGCGTGGAGGAGGAGCTGTGGACCTTCAGCGGCCCGGCCAAGGTGTTCGAGAGCCAGGAGGACGCCGTGGACGGCATCCTCAACAAGCAGGTCGAACCCGGTGACGTGGTCGTCATCCGCTACGAGGGCCCCAAGGGCGGTCCGGGTATGCAGGAGATGCTGTACCCGACGAGCTTCCTCAAGGGCCGCGGTCTGGGCAAGGCGTGCGCGCTGATCACCGACGGCCGCTTCTCCGGCGGCACCTCGGGGCTGTCCATCGGGCACGCCTCCCCCGAGGCCGCGGCCGGGGGCGACATCGCCCTGGTCGAGGACGGCGACACCGTCAGCATCGACATCCCCAACCGGTCGATCACCCTCGACGTCCCCGAGGACGAGCTGAACACCCGCCGGGAGCGTCTCCTCAAGGAGCTGGGCGGCTTCCGGCCGCGCAACCGGCAGCGTCCGGTGAGCGCGGCGCTGCGCGCCTACGCCGCGATGGCCACCTCGGCCTCCACCGGCGCGGCCCGCGACGTCAGCCAGGTCGAGCGGGTCCGCCCGTAG
- a CDS encoding FmdB family zinc ribbon protein yields the protein MPRYEFRCRACGETFELSRPMAEANDPAECPHGHDDTVKLLSTVGVGGVAQAPRPAGGGCCGGGCCG from the coding sequence ATGCCTCGATACGAGTTCCGCTGCCGCGCCTGCGGCGAGACCTTCGAGTTGTCCCGGCCCATGGCCGAGGCCAACGACCCGGCCGAATGCCCGCACGGGCACGACGACACGGTCAAACTGCTGTCCACCGTCGGGGTGGGCGGTGTCGCCCAGGCACCGCGCCCGGCCGGGGGTGGCTGCTGCGGGGGCGGCTGCTGCGGCTGA
- a CDS encoding HNH endonuclease, whose protein sequence is MNASRGTEGGPVRRHVLLLNASYEPLTTVPLRRAILLVLRDKAEVVHGDSTGAVLHSTTTVLSVPSVIRLRRYIRVPYRRRVPLTRVALMRRDGYHCAYCDKRAETIDHVIPRSRGGQHVWENVVASCKTCNHRKADRLLDELGWKLNVTPTVPRGVHWRLINSENHNDPLWAPYMAKAVV, encoded by the coding sequence ATGAACGCCTCACGCGGTACGGAGGGCGGTCCAGTCCGCCGTCACGTACTGCTGCTCAACGCCAGCTACGAACCACTGACAACGGTACCGCTGCGCCGCGCGATCCTGCTGGTGCTGCGGGACAAGGCCGAGGTCGTGCACGGTGACTCCACCGGCGCCGTGCTGCACTCGACCACCACGGTGCTGTCGGTGCCCTCGGTCATCCGGCTGCGCCGCTACATCCGGGTGCCCTACCGGCGCAGGGTCCCCCTGACCCGGGTGGCGCTCATGCGGCGCGACGGTTACCACTGCGCCTACTGCGACAAGCGGGCCGAGACCATCGACCACGTCATTCCCCGCAGCCGCGGTGGCCAGCACGTCTGGGAGAACGTGGTGGCGTCCTGCAAGACGTGCAACCACCGCAAGGCCGACCGGCTCCTCGACGAACTCGGCTGGAAGCTGAACGTCACACCCACGGTTCCGCGGGGCGTCCACTGGCGCCTCATCAACAGCGAGAACCACAACGATCCTCTCTGGGCGCCCTACATGGCCAAAGCAGTGGTCTGA